One genomic window of Trichomycterus rosablanca isolate fTriRos1 chromosome 1, fTriRos1.hap1, whole genome shotgun sequence includes the following:
- the tspan9b gene encoding tetraspanin-9 isoform X2 yields the protein MARGCLCCVKYMMFLFNLLFWLSGCGLLGVGIWLSMSQGSFATFSPSFPSLSAANLVIILGTIVMVTGFLGCMGAIKENKCLLLSFFIVLLMILLAELILLILFFLYTDKVNENAQQDLKEGLQLYNTDNNIGLRNAWNIIQSEWQCCGVTGHTDWLDALPDKTVPDRCCQEHYKECGRNSSNVFWSRGCYEKVVDWLDDNKHLLGTIAMCVLVIQLLGMAFSMTLYQQIHGAGKKYSA from the exons CTGTCAGGCTGTGGTTTGCTAGGAGTGGGCATCTGGCTCTCTATGTCTCAGGGGAGCTTTGCCACCTTCTCTCCTTCCTTTCCCTCACTCTCAGCTGCCAATCTGGTCATCATTTTGGGCACCATTGTCATGGTGACCGGTTTTCTGGGCTGCATGGGAGCCATCAAGGAGAACAAGTGCCTGCTGTTGAGT ttCTTTATTGTCCTGTTAATGATTTTGCTGGCAGAACTGATTCTGCTCATCCTGTTCTTTCTGTACACTGACAAG GTTAATGAAAATGCACAGCAGGATCTTAAGGAGGGTCTACAGCTGTACAACACTGACAACAACATCGGCCTGCGTAATGCATGGAACATCATACAGTCTGAG TGGCAGTGCTGTGGTGTGACTGGGCACACAGACTGGCTTGATGCCCTGCCGGATAAGACAGTGCCAGACCGATGCTGTCAGGAGCATTATAAGGAGTGTGGGCGCAATTCCAGTAATGTCTTCTGGTCCAGG GGGTGCTACGAGAAGGTTGTGGACTGGCTTGATGATAACAAACACCTACTGGGCACCATTGCTATGTGTGTGCTGGTCATACAG CTCCTCGGCATGGCGTTTTCCATGACCTTGTACCAGCAGATTCACGGGGCAGGAAAGAAGTACAGTGCCTAA